Part of the Paroedura picta isolate Pp20150507F chromosome 3, Ppicta_v3.0, whole genome shotgun sequence genome is shown below.
CAAAAACTAAAATCTTAGTTTTATTATAGTTTATTGTGAGCTTATTTTCAAGACATCAAGACATGTTCTCAAAGGTTTAGCTGACGTGTTAGTCTCTAGACTACACGGTTGTCAAGAAGAATAATACCAATGACCAATattctgcttctctcccccccccaatggaagaTCAACTCATGCAAAAAGATTTCTAAAAAAGACAATTGCCTCACTCAGTATATTAGCCATGTCCAGTATTAAAAATTCAGTTCAGTGTTAAACAAATGGAGACTGGTAGAGAGATGGTGGCAGACGATGAAGTCCATTTAATATCTGGATCCCTTTCCCCCAAAGAGTTTCTGCAGTGCCTGTTTCACATCCTTGTTCCTCAGACTATAGATCAGAGGGTTGAGCATGGGAGTCACAGCTCCGTAGAAAACAGAGACCATTTTGTCCTTGTCTGTGGTATATTTGGATTTTGGTTGAAGGTATATGGATATAGCTGAACCATAGAAGATGCCGACCACTGCGAGGTGAGAGCTACAGGTAGACAGAGCCTTGCTCCAGCCCTGGTCAGAACGGATCCTCCAAACAGCCAGGCCGATTCGCAAATACGTCACCAAGATAAAAGTAAAGGGTACGATAAGGGTCAGGACACCGTTCATAAAAGACATAATATCACTGAAGTGAGTGTCGCCACAGACCAGCTTGCCAAGTGTTTGGGCCTCACAAGTGAAATGGTTGACGACATTAGAGCCACAGAACTGTTTAGGGCCTGTGACGACAGGGATGAGGGTCAGGATGAAGCCAGTGCCCCATGTTCCAAGGGCCATTTGGATGCAAACCCTCCAGCTCATGATCACCGTGTAGTGGAGGGGACTGCATATGGCCACGAAGCGGTCATAGGCCATGACAGCCAAGAGGAGACACTCTGTCGTGCCTAGGTACAGGCATATGTATATTTGGGCCATGCAGCCCATAAAGGAAATGGTCGTTCTCTCTGTGCTACAGGTCAGGAGGGCCTGGGGGAGGCTGCTGCTGGTGTAGCAGATGTCTAGGAAGGAGAGGTTGCTGAGGAAAAAGTACATGGGCGTATGCAGGTGAGAGTCAGTGATGATCAGGAGAACCATCAGGCCGTTCCCCAGCAAGTTGATGAGGTAGAATATCAGAATAATCCAGAAGAAGATAGCCTGAGCCACAGGATGGTCAGAAAGACCCAGCAATATGAACTCAGTCATTATCATCTCAGTGTCGTTGTTCATCTTCTGTTTGGCATCTTCTCCCCTGGGCAAGGAGTTGTGTGAAGAGACCCCTTTAATATCTTGGCTGCGAATTGGAGAAAACATGTAGTTGGGGAACAAAAAGATTAACACTCCTAAACCTAGCTTGTGTCAGGCCAAATTTCAAGATGAATAATTCTGTTAAAAGCAAGACTtgggtgtttgttttttggtttatTTTCTCATCTAATTATTAAAATTCAGATGCCATCTTCTCTTAGttggtcatccagtccaaccccctgtactttgcaagacactcacaaccctattgctcatccactgtaacctgctatccccttgaaccttcacagaatcagcctctccgttagatggctctccagcctctgtttaaaaatctccgaagatggagaacccaccccctcccgaggaagcctgttccactgaaaaactctcaaatggctcgtggcgggttacaatagtttgaataaaatccccaataaaactccctttaaaaccccagacataaaacacagagATACATAATCACAAATCTAGAAAGGATACGGcagatattattgttattgttgttgctgttgttattgttgtggttattattattatggtattCCTTGGTATGTATGGTATAGTAATTTTTGGTCAGATCTACATGCATATATTATTTTGTATGCTATGGTAATTCTTGGTCAGATCTACATGcatatattatttttgcattgcgACTGTCCTGTTTTTAGGGCGCCAAAGGACACAGTTGACACCTTATAGCCTGTAAAGGAGATGAGGACATTCTTGAGTCCAAGATGGTAGAGCTCATGTGATTAAGTTTTGCACTAATATTGGGCACTAATagggcagcttttttcaaccttttcatcATAAGGGAACTCCTGGAATATTTTTCTGACATCAAGGTGCCATcctccttcagagaagtgggcatggaagccagtcaatcaatcaatcaatcaatcaatcaatcaatcaatcaatcaatcaatcaatcaatcaatcaatcaatcaatcaatcaatcaatcaatcatttcccACGTACATTGTGAAGAAAGAacctaggcctgtagagcagcagAAGACGGGGCCCCAGTGAGGTCTAGTGatttcagcagccatctgaacttttgggaaaggccatggaacaccTGGGCATCTCTTGCGTAACCCCAgcgttccccagaaccctggttgggaatccctggtctatggGAAGTTCAGGATATAtttcacagaaatattttttcagtccCTCTTTCTAACCAATATTATTTTTGGcgtctaatttcccttatgctatctgaacattgagagaaaaattaaatctataggaatctctttagactccttgtacctggtatctgaaaagactgcatttgattcaattaaaggcagactgttagacatagaactgcagtaaagctagaaatgctTGCTCTCCACTGAGCTTGGgaatctcaccaagctctcagcccctagctgcgtacttctaccatctaatcatcccgcAACagcgtagaacaggggtagtcaaactacggccctccagatgtccatgaactacaattcccatgcgaatgctggcagggggctcgtgggaattgtagtccatggacatctggagggccgcagtttgacaacccctggcgtAGAACATTcgtgttagctagaactaatgctctaccttctgctgtgctatatgggagatgtcaacagatcccgcattcagccAGGTTGTGCctctgtggacaatgctgtatagaatcaattacacacgtttttttttccattgtccattttatttctcGATCCGAGCGAAATTTCTTAACTCGCTGCTaggtaaaagagaactgcatttggatgaacgtaagattcagttcCTATTGACATCCCAGAagcctgatataattgaaccagttgcaaagttttgatatcttgccatgagagatcgtgaatgtattttgtcctactctaaagcatgatttctgcctttgtttattctgtatagcagtggatccttttgcattccctccttatattgtacttttataggctattaaaggcttgttgttgttgtcgtttttGGCATCCTTGAGAAGTAAAAACAAGCATAGCACTAGTGATTTCAGAAACCATCTGAACGGCCATGTAACCCTACTAAAGACTTTAGAAATCTTTTACCACTCAAAGTAtaaaatactgaccttgatgaatcaATGGGCTGATTCAATCTAGGAGTAAGCAAGAAATCTTCTATATACGCTCACTTGGGCTGGAGGAGAAAAATATTGATTTGAGTCACTTGAAGCTGGTcagcaggaagaagaattggAATATAAAATTTTTCAGAGGTTGTGTCCCATTTCCACTGCAGAACCGGATCTGAAAAGGAGACTGTCCTCAGGGTGAAAAAAAATGGAGTGAGGAATTCCAGTCCCCTTCACAGAACTGTGTTTGGCTGGCAGGTTTTAAGAGAAGAACTCATCTTCAGGTTATATCAGAATAAGCCACCTCCGTTTGTGGCGAAGAAAGCCTCTGAGTTGCTTCCCAGTGATTCTGCTTTGCGTTGCAAGAAAAGCTGCTGATCAGGGAATTGTGAGTGCCAGGCTGCATCCCAGCAGGTCATCCTCAAACTCCAGGGAGGAGAGGAACCTAATAGGAAAATGGTAGCAGAGACAAAACCCACAGTGCAAAAAGACTCTCTTCCTCAGAGATCAGGGGAACAAATATAGACTTCGATATTAACAGGTTGGGAAAGAATGTTATCTGAAATGTAAGAATCTCCCTGTCCTCACACTTGCATAACCAGCAATCCCTtgaggttgagaaaggcagagttgAGGAAACTGCCTTTCTCCTCTCAGCCAGGCCTAGGGTTGCTGCTAGGAGGAGAGGAGTCCTGGATTCCTCacataattacaactgatctttagaCTCCCAAGATTACATTCCCTCGAGGAAGCGGCCATTtcgaagggtggactctatggtctgCTGAGCTGCCACCCCTCTCCGAATCTCACCTGCCCAGGTACAGCTCACAAATCTCAAGGCTTTTCCCAAGATGGCGTTGGCAATCTGAGCCAAGGCAACCCTCACCTCTCCTGGGCACACTGGGGCACTTAGAAACGTCTCAGTGCAGAAAGACATCCCTGCACCAAAGCAGGCCCTCAGTCCAGTCCCCAACATCACTCATTGAAGAAGCTCAGATTTAAGGAAAAGCTGTGGCCAGGAAAAGGGAGCAGGTTTGTTAGCCATGTTGCAACTCTTGGTGTTCTCAATAGAGCTTCAAAGGATTTTGTATTTATCAGAGTGCAGAgatttgcatagaatcatagttggaagggacatcctgggtcatctagtccaaccccctgcgctatgcaggacactcacagccctatcgctcctccactgtaacctgccacccccttgaaccttcacagaatcagcctctccgttagatgtccatccagcctctgttaaaaaatttccaaatatggagaacccccacctcccgaggaagcctgttccactgagaaactgctctaactgtcaggaacttcttccgggtgtttagatagaacttcttttgcattaatttcaccccactggttctggtccgtccctccagggcagcaTGTTGCTTTTCCCATAAAGTACCACCCATAGCTATGGCCAGAAGAGAGATATCTTCAAGAATTATTGGGTCATTTTGGGTGCTGccttttgttatttatattaaCACTACTGAGAATTTGGCTGATATTCCTCCCAAattattgtttttctttgtttgtccTGATGTCTTCCCATTTTTTACATCAGTGTCCACATTGTCATGACCTTGGGGAAtattttcactccccccccccccccatatgaacaCAAAGGAGTCCCAGGCATTGGGGAAACTGAAGTGAGCCTTTATTTGGGGGAAGCAGCAACTACAGGAAATCAGTGTCAAAAGATAGGCATTATCTTTTGGGACAAAAGTGAAACCTGGCTAGTTATACCCTCAGTCCCACCACCCCCCTCAACCCAGATGCAGGCAGGAATCCCGCTTTCCCACGGTAACCATGTTGATCTAACAAGGAGACAATATAAGAGACATTCAGCCTATCTCACACCTGGATGCAAGGTCCACAGCAGGACTGTCCTGCATACCAAAGGGGAACAGAGAGAAGAGCCTACAGAGTCTCTCTGAAGTGTAAAGCAAAGAGGGAGGGCTGCTTCAAAAGGTCTCAGATGGGCCAGTCCAACTCCAGGATGGGAGGAATGTCCAAGTTGAGATGGgccaggcatggcacatgacacaTATTAGATGTTTAAAAGGGCAAGCTGGAAAAAAGCACCGGTGTATTAACCACACCCAACAAGCATCTGTATATCTTTACAAGGCTCGTTGTGTGGGGGAGGAGAATTTGTAGGTAAATAACTTGGGTCCCGCCCCCTTACAGTAATCAGTTTGAATCCAGATAtaaatgcagaatcatagaatcatagaatcatagagttggaaggggccatacagaccatctagtccaaccccctgcttaaggcaggaccagcccaaagcatcctgtcaTGAGATTTCTGAGTTCCTTTAGAGTCAGTCAGTCCCTCTTTCCTAAAACCGTTGTTGGGATTAATTTCATGTTGGAGGAGGAATAATTTAACAAGGTTGACCAGGTTACATCTTTAACTGCCATTCTGAACCACTATACCCCTCTGATTCCATGCTCCTCAGACTGGTCAATGTAATTTGTTCCCCTTTCAATTCATCCCCACAATGGTTTTAGGAAAGAGGGACTGACTGACTCTAAAGGAACTCAGAAATCTCATGACAGTTTATTTGAGCCTCCATTTtcaagatacagatacagaatgCCTTTATTAGCATAACAAtggttttaaaaagataaaagggTACAGCCAAAACAGCACAACCAAGCGACACGCACAATCCTCCAACAATACACATATGTTACAAGATGGCCATACTGCGATTCGTGGTCCACAGTGGGCTCACAGAGGTCCACTCTTAGCCAGTACAGTTCAGATATGAGCAATTTACCCTTTGTATTGTTAACGataccttggctacttctcgGATAATCTCTGGATCACTTTCACTAAGGATTTTATGTATTGTGTCCTTCTCGCCTACACTAGTAGATTTCAATTTTCTCCAATATTTAACTTGTGATTTTGGCAAATGGAGAAATTTAGGTCACTCCAtcaataggtgatataaagtgtcaGATACACCACAGccatgaagacacaacctttcTGCAAAGGGAATGTCCAAAAGGCAGCCTCTAGAAACTCTGGAGGGAAAGATATTTAGCTGTGCCAAAATAAATGctcttttaagagcctcttgtggcacagagtggtaaggcagcagacatgcagtctgaaagctctgcccatgaggctgggagttcaatcccagcagccggctcaaggttgactcagccttccatccttccgaggttggtaaaatgagtacccagcttgctggtgggtaaacggtaatgactggagaaggcactggcaaaccaccccgtattgagtctgccatgaaaacgcaagaggacgtcaccccaagggtcagacatgacccaatgcttgcacaggggatacctttaccttttaagagaaCTATCATCCAGTATtcctaaatatgcaaaggaagaaaaatatacgGGGAAGATTCCCCAGTGTTGAGGGGAACAGGTGTTAGATGTTGAGCTTGGTGTCTGTGCATCTATATCCTCCATTCTCTGCGTTATTTGGTGCTGCATGAAAGTGTATTTTGACCCAATATCTAAATATATTTAGTCAGGCTCTAATTTCAAGAGTTTGTTGGCCAAGCTCTCCTGCAAGCGTGACATTTGCAACACAATTTGGTACATTCAACAGTTTTCTAAAGAACAACAATTGTTGGCTTTCTAACTTGCTGTTGAATGCACCAATCCGTATTGGAACTCCATATAAAATTTGTGAAACTATTTTGGCTTTATAAAATCTTAGAGCAGCTAGgatatttttccccccttctggtggaagaactttACTAGCAGTGCTATCTGTCCCTTAACGGCTTTCAtgattttttctctatggtttacCCATTTACTATTATAGCTGAAAATAGTCCCTAAATATGTGAAGTGGTTTACCTGTTGTATTTGTTCCCCCCTCATGTGCCAGCGGTACCTATAGCGGGTTTTAGCAAAAACTAAAATCTTAGTTTTATTATAGTTTATTGTGAGCTTATTTTCAAGACATCAAGACATGTTCTCAAAGGTTTAGCTGACGTGTTAGTCTCTAGACTACACGGTTGTCAAGAAGAATAATACCAATGACCAATattctgcttctctcccccccccaatggaagaTCAACTCATGCAAAAAGATTTCTAAAAAAGACAATTGCCTCACTCAGTATATTAGCCATGTCCAGTATTAAAAATTCAGTTCAGTGTTAAACAAATGGAGACTGGTAGAGAGATGGTGGCAGACGATGAAGTCCATTTAATATCTGGATCCCTTTCCCCCAAAGAGTTTCTGCAGTGCCTGTTTCACATCCTTGTTCCTCAGACTATAGATCAGAGGGTTGAGCATGGGAGTCACAGCTCCGTAGAAAACAGAGACCATTTTGTCCTTGTCTGTGGTATATTTGGATTTTGGTTGAAGGTATATGGATATAGCTGAACCATAGAAGATGCCGACCACTGCGAGGTGAGAGCTACAGGTAGACAGAGCCTTGCTCCAGCCCTGGTCAGAACGGATCCTCCAAACAGCCAGGCCGATTCGCAAATACGTCACCAAGATAAAAGTAAAGGGTACGATAAGGGTCAGGACACCGTTCATAAAAGACATAATATCACTGAAGTGAGTGTCGCCACAGACCAGCTTGCCAAGTGTTTGGGCCTCACAAGTGAAATGGTTGACGACATTAGAGCCACAGAACTGTTTAGGGCCTGTGACGACAGGGATGAGGGTCAGGATGAAGCCAGTGCCCCATGTTCCAAGGGCCATTTGGATGCAAACCCTCCAGCTCATGATCACCGTGTAGTGGAGGGGACTGCATATGGCCACGAAGCGGTCATAGGCCATGACAGCCAAGAGGAGACACTCTGTCGTGCCTAGGTACAGGCATATGTATATTTGGGCCATGCAGCCCATAAAGGAAATGGTCGTTCTCTCTGTGCTACAGGTCAGGAGGGCCTGGGGAAGGCTGCTGCTGGTGTAGCAGATGTCGAGGAAGGAGAGGTTGCTGAGGAAAAAGTACATGGGCGTATGCAGGTGAGAGTCAGTGATGATCAGGAGAACC
Proteins encoded:
- the LOC143831394 gene encoding olfactory receptor 13H1-like; the protein is MNNDTETMVTEFILLGLSDHPVAQAIFFWIILIFYLINLLGNGLMVLLIITDSHLHTPMYFFLSNLSFLDICYTSSSLPQALLTCSTERTTISFMGCMAQIYICLYLGTTECLLLAVMAYDRFVAICSPLHYTVIMSWRVCIQMALGTWGTGFILTLIPVVTGPKQFCGSNVVNHFTCEAQTLGKLVCGDTHFSDIMSFMNGVLTLIVPFTFILVTYLRIGLAVWRIRSDQGWSKALSTCSSHLAVVGIFYGSAISIYLQPKSKYTTDKDKMVSVFYGAVTPMLNPLIYSLRNKDVKQALQKLFGGKGSRY
- the LOC143831393 gene encoding olfactory receptor 13H1-like, with amino-acid sequence MNNDTEMIMTEFILLGLSDHPVAQAIFFWIILIFYLINLLGNGLMVLLIITDSHLHTPMYFFLSNLSFLDICYTSSSLPQALLTCSTERTTISFMGCMAQIYICLYLGTTECLLLAVMAYDRFVAICSPLHYTVIMSWRVCIQMALGTWGTGFILTLIPVVTGPKQFCGSNVVNHFTCEAQTLGKLVCGDTHFSDIMSFMNGVLTLIVPFTFILVTYLRIGLAVWRIRSDQGWSKALSTCSSHLAVVGIFYGSAISIYLQPKSKYTTDKDKMVSVFYGAVTPMLNPLIYSLRNKDVKQALQKLFGGKGSRY